The sequence below is a genomic window from Mycobacteroides abscessus ATCC 19977.
ATCAATCGCCCGGGCGGCGCCGACAAGGCCGAGACACCCGATACGAGCCTCAACGCGCGCTACACCTTCGAATCCTTTGTTATCGGAGCATCCAACCGGTTCTCCCACGCCGCCGCCGTGGCCGTGTCCGAGGCCCCCGCTCGGGCCTACAACCCGCTGTTCATTTGGGGCGAATCCGGGCTCGGCAAGACACACCTGCTACACGCCGCCGGGAACTATGCGCAGCGTCTCTTTCCGGGCATGCGGGTCAAGTACGTCTCTACCGAAGAATTCACCAACGACTTCATCAACTCTTTGCGCGATGACCGCCGGGTCGCGTTCAAACGCAGCTACCGCGACATCGACGTTCTCCTCGTCGACGACATCCAGTTCATCGAAGGCAAGGAAGGTATCCAGGAAGAGTTCTTCCACACCTTCAACACCTTGCACAACGCGAACAAGCAGATCGTGATCTCCTCCGACCGGCCACCGAAGGGTCTGGCCACCCTCGAGGACCGGTTGCGTACCCGCTTCGAATGGGGCCTGATCACCGACGTGCAGCCCCCCGAGCTGGAAACCCGCATCGCGATCCTGCGCAAGAAGGCGCAGATGGATCGCCTCGATGTGCCCGATGACGTGCTGGAGCTCATCGCGAGCCGCATCGAACGTAATATCCGCGAGCTTGAGGGCGCCTTGATCCGGGTGACCGCCTTCGCGTCACTGAACAAGTCTCCTATCGAGCTGTCGCTGGCCGAGATCGTGCTGCGCGACCTCATCCCGGATGCCAACGCCATTCAGATCAGCGCTGCCACGATCATGGCGGTCACCGCGGAGTACTTCGACACCACCGTCGAGGAACTTCGTGGGCCCGGTAAGACCCGCGCGCTGGCTCAGGCACGTCAGATCGCGATGTACCTGTGCCGCGAACTGACCGATCTCTCGCTGCCCAAGATCGGCCAGACATTTGGGCGCGACCACACCACGGTCATGTACGCGGACAAGAAGGTTCGTGGCGAAATGGCGCAGCGGCGTGAGGTTTTCGATCACGTCAAGGAACTCACCGCACGGATCCGACAGCGTTCCCGGCACTGACCCAAACCGTCCTCACCCGGCCCCCGCGGCCGGGTTTTTTTATCGCGCCGCGCCGCCGCGCCGTCTCAATACACGGCTATTTCAAGAGTTTTCGAGATTTTTCTCGACGAATTTTTGTCACCTCGTGTGGCTCACACGTCACATCCACCACAGCTGCCGGTTGTGCACAGGACTGTGGACTGCTGTTGACCAAACCCACGATCGCTTGGGGGTTGCTGAACGAATCGCGTCCCTTCCACATCCACCGAATGTCAGTCACATCCGAATCCACAAATTCCTGACAGCCTCGCCGGGCCCCTGGGGTGCGATAACACTTGTCTGTCCACAGATTCCACAGCACCTACTAATACTGCTCAAATCTCTATCTAGTCTTTCTCTTTAAAAGCAGCTGTGTGGATGGACGCGTCAACATGGCCCATCCAACCGGTAACCCGGCGATGGACGACAGGGGTCTTGCAAGAAACCGATCCGCTTTCCCGACGCGCCGAAAGCATCTACGGTTGTGCTTCGGAAGTCGCATGGCCTGACGACTTCCCACTCCGAGCGACAGGACCTGTGCACGGTGCCCCGGTGAACACCGGACGGCTGCCCGATGCGCTGTCAGTCTTGTCACCCGGACGTGCCACGATGGCCATCACGGATTTTTGTGTGAACACCGTCCGACCTGGACAACGAGGAAGCGAAGGGTATTCATGGATCTCGCGAGCCCCACTGCCGCAGACACCAGCCTGAAGTTCAGGGTCGCGCGGGACGATTTCGCCGATTCGGTGGCCTGGGTCGCACGCAGCTTGCCCTCCCGGCCGACGGTTCCGGTGTTGGCCGGCGTGCTGCTGACCGCGCACGACACGGGTTTGACACTGTCGGGTTTCGACTACGAGGTGTCCGCGCAGGTAAAGGTCCCGGCGGAGGTAGCCGCGGCAGGCAATGCGCTGGTATCCGGCCGGTTGCTTTCCGATATCACCCGGTCGCTGCCCAACAAGCCCGTCGATGTGGCGCTGGAGGGCACTCGACTGCTCATCAGTTGTGGGAGCGCCAAGTTCTCGCTGCCGAGCATGCCGGTTGAGGATTACCCGGCTCTGCCCTCGCTGCCGGAAGAAACGGGTGCGCTGGGTGCCGATGTGTTTTCTGAGGCCATCGGGCAGGTCGCCGTGGCTGCCGGCAAAGACGACACACTGCCGATGTTGACCGGTATTCGTGTCGAAATAAACGGTGACACAGTGGTTTTGGCTGCGACTGACCGCTTCCGCTTGGCGGTCCGTGAGCTGAATTGGACATCGGGGTCCGGTGAAACGAGCGCTGCGGTGCTGGTACCGGCGAAGACGTTGTCGGAAGCCGCAAAGTCGGCATCCAGTGGGTCGGACGTGCAACTGGCGCTGGGCGCCGGGTCGGCGATCGGATCTGAGGGCCTGCTCGGTATCGTCAGCGATGGCAAGCGCAGCACTACCCGCCT
It includes:
- the dnaN gene encoding DNA polymerase III subunit beta — encoded protein: MDLASPTAADTSLKFRVARDDFADSVAWVARSLPSRPTVPVLAGVLLTAHDTGLTLSGFDYEVSAQVKVPAEVAAAGNALVSGRLLSDITRSLPNKPVDVALEGTRLLISCGSAKFSLPSMPVEDYPALPSLPEETGALGADVFSEAIGQVAVAAGKDDTLPMLTGIRVEINGDTVVLAATDRFRLAVRELNWTSGSGETSAAVLVPAKTLSEAAKSASSGSDVQLALGAGSAIGSEGLLGIVSDGKRSTTRLLDAEFPKFRQLLPTEHTALATIAISELVEAIKRVALVADRGAQIRLEFEPGLLRLSAGADDVGRAEEELEVEFVGEPLTIAFNPTYLTDGLGSLHSNRVTFGFTTPSRPAVLRPADDDQSSPEGSGPFTAAQTDYVYLLMPVRLPG
- the dnaA gene encoding chromosomal replication initiator protein DnaA produces the protein MTDELNSQFTAVWNTVVAELNGDDNQYLSSFPPLTPQQRAWLTLVKPLTMAEGFALLSVPSSFVQNEIERHLRGPIVEALSRRLGENVELGVRIAAPAPGEDSEVAGAAPEVELDEVDETTEALASAHESWPSYFINRPGGADKAETPDTSLNARYTFESFVIGASNRFSHAAAVAVSEAPARAYNPLFIWGESGLGKTHLLHAAGNYAQRLFPGMRVKYVSTEEFTNDFINSLRDDRRVAFKRSYRDIDVLLVDDIQFIEGKEGIQEEFFHTFNTLHNANKQIVISSDRPPKGLATLEDRLRTRFEWGLITDVQPPELETRIAILRKKAQMDRLDVPDDVLELIASRIERNIRELEGALIRVTAFASLNKSPIELSLAEIVLRDLIPDANAIQISAATIMAVTAEYFDTTVEELRGPGKTRALAQARQIAMYLCRELTDLSLPKIGQTFGRDHTTVMYADKKVRGEMAQRREVFDHVKELTARIRQRSRH